In the genome of Cercospora beticola chromosome 2, complete sequence, one region contains:
- a CDS encoding uncharacterized protein (CAZy:GH18), translating into MFWLSPQSLSVLIPALVLSSTCVEAAGPLKGHPIKHSHLHAAVDLPKRSGNEQAAAAHGVQQGFKTVGYYASWSIYARNWPPQNIQSEQLTHLLYAFANIDNKTGEATLGDPFADVQKKFDTDDAKDNSTSNLYGNLKQLYLLKKKNRNLKTLLSIGGWNIRSYFAPALANEQGRKNFARTSVQLLKDLGFDGLDIDWEYPNNTKQAQDLVDTCKEFRKELDNYSRNLTGNPHFLLTMAVPAGPDHYPYFDMAAMEPYVDFINLMAYDYAGSFSDYSGHQANLYKSLDIPRSTNFSTEAAMDYYLNETGWKPEKLTFGMPLYGRSFANTTGPGKNFTKATDGSWEAGVWDYKALAGNSSFGEVYTDDRIVASWAYDERDCYMVSFDTPEIAKRKAEYIKSLCLGGAMWWELSGDTPINGTSSLIGAVDGVFEGYGGLQQERNVLEYPMSKYKNLREGMRGE; encoded by the exons ATGTTTTGGCTTTCGCCGCAGTCACTGTCGGTGTTGATACCTGCTCTCGTGTTGAGCTCGACGTGTGTCGAGGCCGCTGGACCACTAAAAGGACATCCTATCAAGCACAGTCATTTACATGCGGCTGTGGATCTGCCCAAGAGGAGCGGGAATgagcaagctgctgctgcccatgGAGTTCAACAAGGCTTCAAGACGGTTGGCTACTATGCCAG CTGGTCAATCTATGCCCGCAACTGGCCGCCTCAGAACATCCAATCCGAACAGCTCACGCATCTGCTGTACGCATTCGCGAACATCGACAACAAAACCGGCGAAGCTACGCTGGGCGACCCCTTCGCAGATGTTCAGAAGAAGTTCGATACAGATGATGCCAAGGACAACAGCACATCGAACCTCTATGGCAATTTGAAGCAACTCTACCtactcaagaagaagaatcgcAATCTCAAAACCCTCCTCTCAATCGGCGGCTGGAACATTCGATCATACTTCGCCCCGGCCCTCGCAAACGAACAAGGCCGCAAAAACTTCGCTCGCACCAGTGTCCAACTCCTCAAAGACCTCGGCTTCGATGGCCTCGACATCGATTGGGAATACCCCAATAACACAAAACAGGCCCAAGACCTCGTGGACACCTGCAAAGAATTCCGAAAAGAACTCGACAATTACTCTCGTAACCTCACCGGTAACCCGCATTTCCTCCTCACCATGGCCGTCCCCGCTGGTCCAGACCACTATCCTTATTTCGACATGGCAGCAATGGAGCCTTATGTCGATTTCATCAACCTCATGGCTTATGACTACGCTGGTTCGTTCTCGGACTATTCGGGACATCAAGCGAATTTGTATAAGAGTCTTGATATTCCGAGGAGTACAAACTTCTCGACTGAAGCTGCGATGGACTATTACTTGAATGAGACGGGATGGAAACCGGAGAAATTGACGTTTGGGATGCCGTTATATGGACGCTCGTTTGCGAATACGACTGGACCGGGGAAGAATTTCACGAAAGCTACTGATGGCAGTTGGGAGGCTGGGGTTTGGGATTATAAAGCTCTTGCTGGAAACAGTTCTTTTGGAGAGGTTTACACGGATGACAGAATTGTGGCGAGTTGGGCGTATGATGAGAGGGATTGTTATATGGTGAGCTTTGATACGCCGGAAattgcgaagaggaaggcggAGTATATTAAGAGTTTGTGTCTTGGGGGTGCGATGTGGTGGGAGTTGTCGGGGGATACGCCGATTAATGGGACGAGTAGTCTCATTGGGGCTGTGGATGGGGTTTTCGAGGGGTATGGGGGGTTGCAGCAGGAGAGGAATGTGCTGGAGTATCCGATGAGTAAGTATAAGAATTTGAGGGAGGGGATGAGGGGGGAGTAG